A stretch of Electrophorus electricus isolate fEleEle1 chromosome 3, fEleEle1.pri, whole genome shotgun sequence DNA encodes these proteins:
- the LOC113591322 gene encoding flocculation protein FLO11 isoform X1, giving the protein MYFTKKMRERGTIALYALVICYCSVTKGDHGGSTTHTPPPPPSSSTSATSSSPLSSSTSQLESFVNATAVHLNVSSEADGSSAGVLNSSLAQDGGDTRNNTIEATTGAPAAPRNTNDSTRVPLNTTESPDIPLPSAGDNQTVSSPPPSTVMVRTIFPTTRAARGQPQSSTSLSTMESHPPTGPRSTTASRNKVTTSPETTTAQMWHKALTVSAKHTTSLTTTTTTTQNTEASKLHVSTPVQAKASELNVGDDESSTSLDPLLAGLVSVFVVTTAIISLLIFLKFRHQNERPEFRRLQDLPMDDMMEDTPLSMYSY; this is encoded by the exons ATGTATTTCACGAAAAAGATGCGGGAAAGAGGAACTATTGCCCTCTACGCGCTGGTGATCTGCTACTGCTCTGTCACAAAAG GTGACCATGGTGGTTcgaccacacacacccctcctcctcctccaagcTCCTCcacatcagccacctcctcatCTCCCCTGAGCTCCTCCACCAGCCAGCTGGAGTCCTTTGTGAACGCCACAGCCGTTCATCTCAACGTCTCTTCAGAGGCAGACGGCAGCTCCGCAGGAGTCTTGAACAGCAGCCTCGCCCAGGACGGCGGTGACACCAGAAACAACACCATCGAAGCCACCACAGGCGCTCCAG CAGCTCCTAGGAATACAAATGACAGTACTAGGGTTCCCCTGAACACCACTGAAAGCCCAGACATACCTCTCCCTTCAGCTGGAGATAACCAGACTGTCTCCAGCCCACCACCATCTACCGTGATGGTCCGCACCATCTTCCCAACCACACGGGCAGCCAGGGGCCAGCCCCAGAGCAGCACGTCATTATCCACCATGGAGTCCCACCCTCCCACGGGGCCCAGGAGTACCACTGCCAGCCGCAACAAAGTGACCACCAGCCCAGAGACAACTACGGCTCAGATGTGGCACAAGGCCCTAACTGTCTCTGCTAAACACACAACTTCTctaaccaccaccacaaccaccactCAGAACACGGAGGCCAGCAAACTCCACGTCAGCACTCCTGTGCAAGCCAAAGCTTCTGAGCTTAACGTCGGGGATGACG AGTCCAGTACTTCCTTGGACCCTCTCCTGGCCGGCCTGGTCTCCGTGTTTGTGGTGACCACAGCCATCATCTCACTTCTAATATTTCTGAAATTCAGACATCAGAATGAGCGTCCAGAGTTTCGCCGACTTCAGGATCTCCCTATG gatGATATGATGGAGGACACTCCTCTCTCCATGTACAGCTACTGA
- the ipo13 gene encoding importin-13 isoform X2, whose protein sequence is METLGRVAASTADAVDFTVENVEKALHQLYYDPNIENKNLAQKWLMQAQISAQAWQFCWALLRPDKVPEIQYFGASALHTKISRYWGDIPAEQYGTLKTQLFSQIALFASGSKIVLTRLCVALASLALNMMPEAWPGAVGEMVRAFQEEGGAADGRARCLALLELLTVLPEEFQTSRLPQYRKGQVRGALGREWAAVCPLLQQLLRQPESPAPVKARALKCLSSWVLLDVPLSESEGLLEAGFAALADPELFDTAVEAIVNAISQPDSQRYVSTLLKLVPQVLQLQEQLREAVQNGDMETSHGICRIAVSLGENHSRSLLEQVEHWQSFLALVNMIMFCTGIPGHYPVNETTSSLTLTFWYTLQDDIMSFEAEKQTVYLQVYRPVYFQLVDVLLHKAQFPTDEEYASWTSDEKEQFRIYRVDISDTLMYVYEMLGAELLSNLYDKLGRLLTNAEQPTSWQHTEALLYGFQSIAETIDVNYSDVIPGLIGLIPRININNVQLADTVMFTIGALAEWLADHPVMLSSVLPLVLQALGNPDLSVSSVSTLKKICRECKYDLPPYATNIVAVSQEVLIKQIHKTSQCMWLMQALGFLLSALPVEDILRNLHSLITPYIQQLEKLADETPNPSNKLAIIHILGLLSNLFTTLDITKQEEESGDSAPPIKSTPPQTGPNPVVVVLQQVFALIQTVLSKWLNDSQVVEAVCAIFEKSVKTLLHDFAPMVSQLSEMLGQMYSTIPQASALDLTRQMMHIFASETDHFPPIKALFELVTSVTLTIFQQGSQTEARFVLI, encoded by the exons ATGGAGACGCTGGGTCGGGTAGCAGCGAGCACGGCGGATGCGGTGGACTTCACCGTGGAAAACGTGGAGAAG GCCCTGCACCAGCTGTACTATGACCCGAACATTGAGAATAAGAACCTGGCACAGAAGTGGCTGATGCAGGCTCAGATCTCGGCGCAGGCCTGGCAGTTCTGCTGGGCTCTGCTCCGCCCGGACAAG GTCCCAGAGATCCAGTACTTCGGCGCCAGCGCCCTCCATACCAAGATCTCCCGTTACTGGGGCGACATCCCCGCCGAGCAGTACGGCACGCTGAAGACGCAGCTCTTCTCGCAGATTGCACTGTTCGCCTCGGGCTCCAAGATCGTGCTGACGCGCCTGTGTGTGGCGCTGGCCTCGCTCGCCCTCAACATGATGCCCGAAGCGTGGCCGGGGGCCGTGGGGGAGATGGTGCGAGCCTTCCAGGAGGAAGGGGGCGCCGCCGACGGCCGCGCCCGCTGCCTGGCCCTGCTGGAGCTGCTCACCGTGCTGCCCGAGGAGTTCCAGACCAGCCGCCTGCCCCAGTACCGCAAGGGTCAGGTGCGGGGCGCGCTGGGGCGGGAGTGGGCCGCTGTGTGCCCGCTGCTGCAACAGCTGCTGCGCCAGCCTGAGTCGCCGGCGCCTGTCAAGGCCCGCGCACTCAAGTGCCTGTCCAGCTGGGTGCTGCTGGACGTTCCGCTCAGCGAGAGCGAGGGCCTGCTGGAGGCCGGCTTCGCCGCACTCGCAGACCCCGAGCTCTTCGACACCGCGGTGGAGGCCATCGTTAACGCCATCTCGCAGCCCGACTCGCAGAG GTACGTGAGCACTCTGCTGAAGCTGGTGCCACAGGTTctgcagctgcaggagcagTTACGAGAGGCTGTGCAAAACGGAGACATGGAGACGTCACACGGCATCTGCCGAATCGCCGTCTCCCTGGGAGAGAACCATTCCAG GTCCctgctggagcaggtggagcacTGGCAGAGTTTCCTGGCCCTGGTCAACATGATCATGTTCTGCACGGGTATCCCTGGCCACTACCCCGTCAACGAGACCACGAGCTCCCTCACGCTCACGTTCTGGTACACCCTACAG GACGACATCATGTCGTTTGAGGCGGAGAAGCAGACGGTCTACCTGCAGGTGTACCGGCCTGTCTACTTCCAGCTGGTGGATGTGCTGCTCCACAAAGCCCAGTTCCCCACGGATGAGGAATACGCCTCCTGGACCTCCGATGAGAAGGAGCAATTCAGGATCTACAG GGTGGACATATCGGACACGCTGATGTACGTCTATGAAATGCTGGGCGCAGAGTTGCTTAGTAACTTGTATGACAAGCTAGGCAGACTGCTTACCAATGCAGAACAACCAACGTCCTGGCAg CACACAGAGGCTCTGCTTTATGGTTTCCAGTCTATAGCGGAGACGATAGATGTTAACTACTCTGATGTCATTCCTGGCCTGATAGGCCTCATTCCACGGATCAACATCAACAACGTTCAGCTTGCAGACACCGTCATGTTCACTATAG GCGCGCTGGCTGAGTGGTTAGCTGATCACCCAGTCATGTTGAGCAGCGTGTTGCCGCTGGTTCTGCAGGCGCTGGGCAATCCCGACCTCTCTGTGTCCAGCGTCTCTACCCTGAAGAAGATCTGCCGGGAGTGCAAATACGACCTGCCCCCCTATGCCACCAACATCGTTGCCGTGTCCCAG GAAGTACTCATTAAGCAAATCCACAAG ACGAGTCAGTGTATGTGGCTGATGCAGGCACTGGGCTTTCTGCTATCTGCGCTGCCAGTGGAGGACATTCTGCGCAACCTGCACTCTCTCATCACGCCCTACATACAGCAGTTGGAGAAACTGGCTGACGAGACG ccCAACCCCTCTAACAAACTGGCCATCATCCACATTCTGGGCTTGCTCTCAAACCTCTTCACCACTCTCGACATCACcaagcaggaggaggagtctgGGGACAGTGCGCCGCCCATCAAATCAACCCCGCCCCAGACTGGCCCCAACCCA gtggtggtggtgttacaGCAGGTCTTTGCCCTCATTCAGACTGTTCTCAGTAAATGGCTGAATGACTCCCAGGTTGTGGAG GCTGTGTGTGCTATCTTTGAGAAGTCAGTAAAGACTCTCCTTCATGACTTCGCGCCGATGGTGTCCCAGCTGAGTGAGATGTTGGGACAGATGTACAGCACTATACCCCAGGCCTCCGCGCTGGACCTAACACGCCAG ATGATGCATATATTTGCCAGTGAGACAGACCACTTCCCCCCGATTAAAGCCCTGTTTGAGCTGGTCACCTCCGTCACACTCACCATCTTCCAGCAAG
- the LOC113591322 gene encoding flocculation protein FLO11 isoform X2, with translation MYFTKKMRERGTIALYALVICYCSVTKGDHGGSTTHTPPPPPSSSTSATSSSPLSSSTSQLESFVNATAVHLNVSSEADGSSAGVLNSSLAQDGGDTRNNTIEATTGAPAPRNTNDSTRVPLNTTESPDIPLPSAGDNQTVSSPPPSTVMVRTIFPTTRAARGQPQSSTSLSTMESHPPTGPRSTTASRNKVTTSPETTTAQMWHKALTVSAKHTTSLTTTTTTTQNTEASKLHVSTPVQAKASELNVGDDESSTSLDPLLAGLVSVFVVTTAIISLLIFLKFRHQNERPEFRRLQDLPMDDMMEDTPLSMYSY, from the exons ATGTATTTCACGAAAAAGATGCGGGAAAGAGGAACTATTGCCCTCTACGCGCTGGTGATCTGCTACTGCTCTGTCACAAAAG GTGACCATGGTGGTTcgaccacacacacccctcctcctcctccaagcTCCTCcacatcagccacctcctcatCTCCCCTGAGCTCCTCCACCAGCCAGCTGGAGTCCTTTGTGAACGCCACAGCCGTTCATCTCAACGTCTCTTCAGAGGCAGACGGCAGCTCCGCAGGAGTCTTGAACAGCAGCCTCGCCCAGGACGGCGGTGACACCAGAAACAACACCATCGAAGCCACCACAGGCGCTCCAG CTCCTAGGAATACAAATGACAGTACTAGGGTTCCCCTGAACACCACTGAAAGCCCAGACATACCTCTCCCTTCAGCTGGAGATAACCAGACTGTCTCCAGCCCACCACCATCTACCGTGATGGTCCGCACCATCTTCCCAACCACACGGGCAGCCAGGGGCCAGCCCCAGAGCAGCACGTCATTATCCACCATGGAGTCCCACCCTCCCACGGGGCCCAGGAGTACCACTGCCAGCCGCAACAAAGTGACCACCAGCCCAGAGACAACTACGGCTCAGATGTGGCACAAGGCCCTAACTGTCTCTGCTAAACACACAACTTCTctaaccaccaccacaaccaccactCAGAACACGGAGGCCAGCAAACTCCACGTCAGCACTCCTGTGCAAGCCAAAGCTTCTGAGCTTAACGTCGGGGATGACG AGTCCAGTACTTCCTTGGACCCTCTCCTGGCCGGCCTGGTCTCCGTGTTTGTGGTGACCACAGCCATCATCTCACTTCTAATATTTCTGAAATTCAGACATCAGAATGAGCGTCCAGAGTTTCGCCGACTTCAGGATCTCCCTATG gatGATATGATGGAGGACACTCCTCTCTCCATGTACAGCTACTGA